Proteins encoded by one window of Candidatus Pelagibacter giovannonii:
- the cimA gene encoding citramalate synthase, producing the protein MSKEQLYIFDTTLRDGAQTQGVDFSIDDKLKIALALDNLGIDYIEGGWPGANPTDTEFFQKKHSFNNAKLTSFGMTKRTGRSADNDPGLAALINSNTPAVCIVGKSWDFHVDIALGISNEENLENIKETAKHFVKENKEFMFDAEHFFDGYKANPNYALSCLKTAFDEGARWIVLCDTNGGTLPHEVTKIITEVSKTIPGKNLGIHAHNDTGNAVANSLAAVWSGVRQVQGTINGLGERCGNANLMSLIPTFFLKKDFATKFNLNIKPDNIKKLTECSRLLDEILNRKPNKHLPYVGAAAFSHKGGLHVSAVQKDPKTYEHINPEEVGNSRNIVVSDQSGKSNIISRLKTIGIEIKESDPKIKKLLDEVKDREFIGYSYDGADASFELLARRIISKIPRYILIKEYDVSVKKDSSGAIVSSAKAQLEVDGEKIMCTGEGNGPVNALDNAIRQNVDRLNKYSKYLKDLKLVDYKVRILNTGTEAITRVSIESTDSKGKNWFTIGVSANIIDASFKALVDSLDYKLFKDNAPASL; encoded by the coding sequence ATGAGTAAAGAACAACTTTATATATTTGATACAACACTAAGGGATGGTGCACAAACGCAAGGTGTTGATTTTTCTATAGATGATAAATTAAAGATTGCCTTAGCTTTAGATAATTTAGGTATTGATTATATTGAAGGTGGTTGGCCAGGAGCAAACCCTACTGATACTGAATTTTTTCAAAAAAAACATTCATTTAATAACGCTAAACTAACATCATTTGGAATGACTAAAAGAACTGGTCGTAGCGCAGATAATGATCCGGGTCTAGCAGCGCTTATAAATTCAAACACGCCAGCAGTTTGTATTGTAGGAAAATCTTGGGATTTTCATGTTGATATAGCCCTTGGTATTTCTAATGAAGAAAACTTAGAAAACATCAAGGAGACAGCAAAACACTTTGTTAAAGAGAATAAAGAGTTCATGTTTGACGCAGAACATTTTTTTGATGGATATAAAGCTAATCCAAATTATGCTTTATCATGTCTTAAAACAGCATTTGATGAGGGAGCACGATGGATTGTTTTATGTGATACTAACGGTGGAACTTTACCTCATGAAGTTACAAAAATTATAACAGAAGTTTCTAAAACTATACCTGGGAAAAATTTAGGCATACACGCTCACAATGATACAGGTAATGCCGTTGCCAATTCTTTAGCTGCAGTTTGGTCTGGGGTTAGACAGGTGCAAGGAACCATCAATGGTTTAGGTGAAAGATGTGGTAATGCTAATTTAATGTCATTAATTCCTACTTTCTTTTTAAAGAAAGATTTTGCAACTAAATTTAATTTAAACATTAAACCAGATAATATTAAAAAATTAACAGAATGTTCTAGATTATTAGATGAGATCTTAAATAGAAAACCCAACAAACATCTTCCATACGTTGGTGCCGCTGCTTTCTCTCATAAAGGTGGCCTTCATGTATCAGCTGTTCAAAAAGATCCAAAAACGTATGAACATATTAACCCTGAAGAAGTTGGAAATTCTAGAAATATTGTAGTTTCTGATCAATCAGGAAAATCCAATATAATCTCAAGATTAAAAACTATTGGTATTGAAATAAAAGAAAGTGACCCTAAAATTAAAAAACTTTTAGATGAAGTAAAAGATAGAGAGTTTATTGGTTATAGTTATGACGGTGCTGACGCATCGTTTGAATTATTAGCTAGAAGAATTATTAGCAAGATACCAAGATATATATTGATTAAAGAATATGATGTTTCTGTTAAAAAAGATTCATCAGGAGCAATTGTTTCTTCTGCAAAAGCACAGCTTGAAGTTGATGGTGAAAAGATTATGTGCACAGGTGAAGGAAACGGTCCTGTTAATGCATTAGATAATGCCATTAGACAAAATGTGGATCGATTAAATAAATATTCAAAATATTTAAAAGATTTAAAATTAGTAGATTATAAAGTTAGAATTTTAAATACAGGTACAGAAGCGATAACTAGAGTTTCAATTGAAAGCACTGACTCAAAAGGTAAAAACTGGTTCACGATTGGTGTCTCAGCAAATATAATTGATGCTTCATTCAAAGCGCTGGTTGATAGCTTGGATTACAAATTGTTTAAAGATAATGCTCCAGCAAGTCTTTAA
- a CDS encoding RNA methyltransferase produces MSSNNISFILHQPQLSENIGACARAVKNFNFKKLVIVKPKPIFPNDKILATSVGAKDLIINAKVHETLESALKKVDYVIATSARFRNKNIKHINLEDLKKIDFNKKIAFLFGSEASGLSNNEISYANYTMQIPTNPDFKSLNLSHSVIIIAHAVASIINLKGAKFSKSKKITLANKKDIQAMTNLCIKKLEEKNFFKPLEKRPIMLENLRSIFYKMELSEKETRILSSVFASLSKKG; encoded by the coding sequence ATGTCATCTAATAACATTTCATTTATTTTACATCAACCCCAATTATCTGAAAATATTGGAGCTTGTGCTAGAGCTGTTAAAAACTTTAACTTTAAAAAATTAGTTATTGTTAAACCAAAACCTATTTTTCCAAATGATAAAATTCTAGCAACTTCAGTTGGTGCAAAAGATCTAATTATTAATGCTAAAGTCCATGAAACATTAGAATCTGCCTTAAAAAAAGTAGACTACGTTATTGCAACGTCTGCAAGATTTAGAAATAAAAATATAAAACACATTAATCTAGAAGACTTAAAAAAAATTGATTTTAATAAAAAGATAGCCTTTTTATTCGGTTCTGAGGCATCTGGTTTGTCTAATAATGAGATTAGTTATGCTAATTATACTATGCAAATCCCGACTAATCCTGATTTTAAATCTTTAAACTTGTCTCATAGTGTCATTATTATTGCTCACGCAGTTGCAAGTATCATTAATTTAAAGGGTGCAAAGTTTTCTAAATCAAAAAAAATAACTTTAGCTAACAAGAAGGATATTCAAGCAATGACCAATTTATGTATCAAAAAATTAGAAGAAAAGAATTTTTTTAAACCTTTGGAGAAGAGACCTATAATGCTTGAAAACTTAAGAAGCATTTTTTATAAAATGGAGCTTTCTGAGAAGGAAACGCGTATTTTGTCCAGTGTATTTGCAAGTTTGTCCAAAAAAGGTTGA
- the rpsD gene encoding 30S ribosomal protein S4, whose translation MTKRISAKHKIDRRLKINLWGRPKSPFNKRDYGPGQHGQGRKGKPSDYGIQLQAKQKLKGYYGNINERQFRNIYKKATMLKGDTGENLIGLLERRLDSIVYRARFSTTVFSARQLINHGHVRVNGKKVNIGSYVVKEEDVIEIRDKSKQLAFIDIALANKERETPEYIQLDEKNKKVTFVRTPKFDEVPYPVIMEPNLVIEYYSR comes from the coding sequence ATGACAAAAAGAATAAGTGCTAAACATAAAATAGATAGAAGGTTAAAGATTAACCTATGGGGAAGACCTAAAAGTCCCTTTAACAAAAGAGACTATGGTCCAGGACAACACGGTCAAGGAAGAAAAGGAAAACCCTCCGATTACGGAATTCAGTTACAAGCTAAGCAAAAATTAAAAGGTTACTATGGTAATATTAACGAAAGACAATTCAGAAATATTTACAAAAAAGCTACCATGTTAAAAGGGGATACAGGTGAAAATTTAATTGGATTACTTGAAAGAAGATTAGATTCAATTGTGTACAGAGCAAGATTTTCAACAACTGTATTTTCAGCTAGACAACTTATCAACCATGGTCACGTTAGAGTTAATGGTAAAAAAGTTAATATTGGGAGCTATGTTGTTAAAGAAGAAGATGTAATTGAAATCAGAGATAAATCCAAACAGTTAGCTTTTATTGATATTGCTTTAGCAAACAAAGAAAGAGAAACTCCAGAATACATTCAGCTAGATGAAAAAAATAAAAAAGTTACTTTTGTTAGAACACCAAAGTTTGATGAAGTTCCTTATCCAGTAATAATGGAACCTAATCTAGTAATTGAATATTACTCTAGATAG
- the grxD gene encoding Grx4 family monothiol glutaredoxin: MDDSTKNLIQNHIDTNEVCLFMKGTPDAPQCGFSMAVSNMLKILEVNYKGINVLESQPLREGIKEFSDWPTIPQVYIKGEFVGGCDIVKEMYENGELKKVLEDKQINYKK; encoded by the coding sequence ATGGACGATAGCACAAAAAATTTAATTCAAAATCATATAGATACAAACGAAGTATGTTTATTTATGAAAGGAACACCAGATGCTCCACAGTGTGGATTTTCTATGGCTGTATCAAACATGCTAAAAATTTTAGAAGTCAATTATAAAGGGATCAATGTTCTTGAATCTCAGCCTTTAAGAGAAGGTATAAAAGAGTTTAGTGACTGGCCAACTATTCCACAAGTTTATATTAAAGGTGAATTTGTTGGTGGCTGTGACATAGTTAAAGAAATGTATGAAAACGGTGAACTCAAGAAAGTGCTTGAGGATAAACAAATTAATTATAAAAAATAA
- a CDS encoding BolA/IbaG family iron-sulfur metabolism protein, translated as MAMDIKEVETLIKEALPDAIIEIQDLAGDSNHYSATITSSKFSGKSKIEQHKMVYNSLKGKMGNELHALAIKTKEQ; from the coding sequence ATGGCAATGGATATAAAAGAAGTTGAAACACTTATTAAGGAAGCTTTACCAGATGCTATAATAGAAATTCAGGATCTTGCTGGAGATAGCAATCACTACTCAGCAACAATTACTTCAAGTAAATTTTCTGGAAAAAGCAAAATTGAACAACACAAGATGGTATATAATTCTTTAAAAGGAAAAATGGGTAACGAACTTCACGCATTAGCAATTAAAACAAAGGAACAATAA